Part of the Candidatus Omnitrophota bacterium genome, GCCTTTTTATAAGTCATGCTTTTTTTGTGGCGAAAATAATTATACAAAGGCCGACGGATATAATATGGAACTTTACTGCTTTCTTTTAAATATCTGATGTAAAGGTCGTATTCTTCCCATAGAAAATTCCTGTAACCGCCGATTTTCAATACTGTATCTTTTTTCATTAATACGCCGCAAGCGGTTAATTTAAAAATATCAAAACTTGGTATATCTATATGTTTTATGCTGCTGTTTTCTTCATATATTTCTAGTCTATCGGAATATACGAAATCGGTATCATTGCGGCTAACCGCCCCATAAAATTCCTCAAGAGCATCTTTTTCCAAACAATCATCGGCATCCAATCTTAATATATATTCTCCCTTAGCAAAATTAATGCCTTTGTTACAGGAAAAATACAAACCTTTATTTTCTGGATTAGAAAAGAAACGATAATTTTGGCGGCCCAAGTTCCTCTTTACAATTTCAGCCGAATCGTCTCTTGAACAATCGTCAATTAGGATGACTTCATAAAAATTATTCCTAAGGGTTTGGTTAAATGCGCTATCTAAAGAGTGTTGTAAGAATTTTTCTGAGTTATACACGCAAATTATAACCGAAATCACAGTATTTTCTGTCATAATGCCCATACCAACATTCTTTTAAAGGCCATTCTATAAGCTTTTATCTAATCTTAAATACCGACTGTTTCTGATTGTCTGTTTGCCTGGTACCATTCTATATATTTCTTTATACCATCCCTAAAAGAAGTTTTTGCTTCCCATCCTAATTCCAGCTTAGCTCTCTCGGCAGAGATTTCATTTCCAGAAAAGTCTCCAGGCCTACCCTCTATATATTTTATCTCAACCCTGCCTAATATTTCCTGAATCAATTCTGCAATATGGCGTATCGCAACTTTCTCTTTGCCTTCCAAATTATAAATTTTGTTTTTAGCTATATCTTTTAGGGCTAGGATGTTACCTTCTGCTAAGTCTTCGACATAAACAAATTTTCTAAATTGCATGCCGTCTCCTGCTATGGTAATCGGTTCGCCGTCGATAGCCTTTTTAACAAAGACCGGTATTACTGCTCCTTCTCTTGCCCTCGGCCCATACGGTATACCGTAGCGTAGAATAGTATAATCTAAACCGTACAGTTTACTATACGCTTTACAGTAATACTCGCCGGCTAATTTTGTAGCAGTATAAAGATGCACTGGGGCAGCCAACGGCGCGTCTTCATCTAATACCCCTAAAGGGCTTTCTGTATCGCTATAAACCCAAATAGTGCTGCCATAGATAACCCTCTTTACTCCGGCTTTCCTTGCTGCTTCCAAAACATTAATGGTGCCCCGCACATTAATATTCTCCGAATAATGAGGTTCTTCAAAAACATCTTTTACGTTAGCAACTGCGGCGAGATGAAAAACAGCATCAATGCCTTTCATGGCCATCCTAAGTTTATCCATGTCAAGTAAGCTAGCATGAAAATACTCTACGTTTTCTCGATCGAATGGTTGACATAAATCGTACACCCTGACTTTTATGCCATTGTTTACTAATTTGTCTACTACATGCGAACCTATAAAACCAACCCCACCAGTCACTAGACAGCGCATTATTTACTCCTTTTTTCTATAACTCTATTCGCCTTTATAATATAACGGAACGCACCAGTGATTCTTTGCTACCCAATCAGTATTTGGCAGTTCATAATCTTTCTCCATGATATGGTGGCAAGGCTGGTCGTATACTTTTCCCGTTGACTTCTCGATAGGCTCAAATATAATGTATTTATAAAATCCAGATACCATTCCTTCTGGAAATTTAACTCTATTTTTAAACCTTGTATCTAGGTTCTTTCTTGCGTATTCATTTTTCCATCCCGCTATCTCATCTAACCTATCCGCCTGCACACATCCGATAGCAGCGGTAAATTCACTCATTCTAAAATTTAAACCTTCCACTTTATAGTCAAATTTACCGTAATTCCTATATTTTTTAGCGTATTCTATTAAATTTTTATTCTTACTCACCAACATGCCTCCCTCACCTGTAGAAATAGTCTTAGTAGAGTAGAAAGAATATATTCCGGCATCCCCCCATGTGCCGGCCTTCCTACCATTAAAAGAAGCTCCGTGGGCGTGCGCACAATCCTCAATCAGTACGACACCTTTCTTCTTACATAATTCCGCTATTTCGTTTATTTGAAAGGATATATGGCCTCCTATATGGACTACAAATACAGCAATCGGATTATATTTGTCTATTTTGCTCTTTAGATCAGATACACTCATGCATAGGTCCTCTTTGTTGCAATCCACAAATTCCGCATTCCCGCCTGCCTTTATTACGCTTAAAGGCGTAGCCATGAAGGTATTTGAAGGGCAAAGTACTATCTTTCCTTCTACTTTAAAAAACTCTAATACTGCCAATGCAGCCCCTCCCCAACTCGAAAATGCGACCGAATCCACGCCATTATATTTACTCCATTTCTCTTCAAATATTTGAGTAAATTTACCCTCAGACCACTGTTGGGTTTGAATAACCTCATCCCACATCTTATGCAGCCTAACAGTATCCTCTTTCTCAAAACCTATGGCAAATCTCATAACTTACTCCAATGCGTTCATTATATTAGCATCTAAGTAATAGAAGAAACATAAGGAGATTCTTTTTCACTCTCGGTTGGCTTCTTATTCAATAGATTACGCAAAAAGCCAGAATTAATTAGATTAAATAAAGAGTGGGCTTGCTTTCTTAGCGTCTCTATCTTATCCAATCTTTGTTTGAATACTCTTATAGAAACACTCTCATCTTTATCTGAAGGGTTAATTGAATTGAGGATTTGGTAACAAGATTTTGTCATTGCGTCAACTTCCGATAACCGTATTTTACCTATTAAGTTGACCCTGTCTATTATCACTCTCACAATATCAGTATCTGCCTCATAGTAATCTTTTCTGGATCCCCTTATCCAGACCCTTCTCACTGCGCCATAACCCTCTAGGGTTCGTATATTAACGCTTGCGCTCCCTTTGCTAATCTTAAGTCGCTCAACCATATCATCAAGGGACAGGGCCTTATTACTTAAGTAAAGTATCGCGTAAAGCTGCGCCATAATACTGTTTAACCCGAGTTTATTACAGATATGGTTTATCCTATCCAAGAAAATATCCTGTGCTTTTATCAGATCCTTATTCATCGCATCCCTCCTATTTTATTATCGTTTAGAACATTCTAAATGATGATAACACGCATAGGTCATTTTGTCAAGTATAAATTCCGAGGGTTAACGGGGAAAAATTTGTTTTTTAAGCTTAATTTTATGCTATAATAAGTTGTAACCTATTTAAAAATAAGGCGATTTGTTCCTAAACGAATATTTTTACTTAATCCTAGATCTTTTGGGAATGATAGCTTATTAAAAAGATGAATGTCCTTTTCATACATTCTATAGATGACATACTCTCTCCTTCCAAGCCGCTTAGGACTCCGGAACAAATGCAGTTTGGCATATCCTATATATCTTCAATTTTAAAGAAAAACGGCCACGTGACAAAATTGATTGTTTTAAGTAGGATGTTGGGTAAACGGAATATTAAAATAATAGACGAATGTGTTAAAAAGTACCGTCCGCAATTAATCTGTTTTACCGCTGTCTATACTGAGTTTGGTTTAATTAAATTTATGGCGAAATATATCAAAAACCGGTACCCTGAAATATTTTTATTGGCCGGAGGCCCTCATGTTTCTTTAAACCCTCATGAAGCTATAAAGGGGAATTTTGATGCTTT contains:
- a CDS encoding glycosyltransferase family 2 protein, which translates into the protein MTENTVISVIICVYNSEKFLQHSLDSAFNQTLRNNFYEVILIDDCSRDDSAEIVKRNLGRQNYRFFSNPENKGLYFSCNKGINFAKGEYILRLDADDCLEKDALEEFYGAVSRNDTDFVYSDRLEIYEENSSIKHIDIPSFDIFKLTACGVLMKKDTVLKIGGYRNFLWEEYDLYIRYLKESSKVPYYIRRPLYNYFRHKKSMTYKKAWNITAWRQLIREWGIEELKRYGELPKEYIEAPELQYE
- a CDS encoding NAD-dependent epimerase/dehydratase family protein — translated: MRCLVTGGVGFIGSHVVDKLVNNGIKVRVYDLCQPFDRENVEYFHASLLDMDKLRMAMKGIDAVFHLAAVANVKDVFEEPHYSENINVRGTINVLEAARKAGVKRVIYGSTIWVYSDTESPLGVLDEDAPLAAPVHLYTATKLAGEYYCKAYSKLYGLDYTILRYGIPYGPRAREGAVIPVFVKKAIDGEPITIAGDGMQFRKFVYVEDLAEGNILALKDIAKNKIYNLEGKEKVAIRHIAELIQEILGRVEIKYIEGRPGDFSGNEISAERAKLELGWEAKTSFRDGIKKYIEWYQANRQSETVGI
- a CDS encoding DegT/DnrJ/EryC1/StrS family aminotransferase, yielding MRFAIGFEKEDTVRLHKMWDEVIQTQQWSEGKFTQIFEEKWSKYNGVDSVAFSSWGGAALAVLEFFKVEGKIVLCPSNTFMATPLSVIKAGGNAEFVDCNKEDLCMSVSDLKSKIDKYNPIAVFVVHIGGHISFQINEIAELCKKKGVVLIEDCAHAHGASFNGRKAGTWGDAGIYSFYSTKTISTGEGGMLVSKNKNLIEYAKKYRNYGKFDYKVEGLNFRMSEFTAAIGCVQADRLDEIAGWKNEYARKNLDTRFKNRVKFPEGMVSGFYKYIIFEPIEKSTGKVYDQPCHHIMEKDYELPNTDWVAKNHWCVPLYYKGE